The genomic segment TTTtcccaagctatctgagcactgcaatcccgagcacaatcctgtAACTCGagcctcgctaaaaacctagtcacaacgcattcatagtaaccatccatcaaattctaatccattaaataactttacactataaatctagcctccgggaccttggattctactaaactaggAAGTAGAAACCTTTCCAAGCCataacatttgagttcccgagctaaaaaccttcaaacagccaatATTCACATTTGAGCTGCTGCCTAgcccccttaagggccgcgacgcaccccaagtcagaggcaaaatgcgtCTCTGCTGAGGGACACAGGCCGCGGTGTGCCTAGGCAgacagaggctcccagcctctttGATACACACGGaccgcgacgcctgaagaacagggccacgacccaACCCGAGACCTAGAAATTTTCCCCTGTTTCCCACGTTTTCCTTGAGCCTAAACCCCATTGTCATACTTCAAACATCACTTAAACACATAATTGAACCTGGATTCCTTGTCCACACAACTTAGTCATCATTTCCACCTAAGAACGGCTCCCTAATCCTCACTAACACTAAAATTCAATTCAAAATAACTCCCATGCAAGCCTCTATTTCCAGCAAAATTCAACAGCAAAACCAATCAAATAAGTTAGATTAACTCTTACCTTTGTGGTATCTCCTCCCCTAAATTGTTTCCCTTAAGCACAGCAAGCAAGATCCCTCAATTCTTCAGCTTAAGACTCTCAAATTCCTTCAAAATTCTGAAACACCGAAGAGAGAGTGTGACACTACgccaaacacccattaccataccacatcattataatactatttaaaaagagttattgtatatATAAAGTTAATGACTAAAGTCACACGCGGAAAGAGGTAAAAAAAAAGCGGCAAGTGAAAAAAATGTAGGCAAATTTTCCTTCTCATTTTCCCTATCTCGGACCGATGTCCtcgtctctttctctctctgtctcagtcttcatctctttctctctgtcaaccatctctttctctctgtctCATTTTCCCTAGCTCAGACCGAaccatctctttctctctgtctCATTTTCCCTAGTTTGGACCAAACCATTGAAACAGGTGTGGTCTAAATTCCATCTTCGATATTGGAGGAGACCATGATAGCAGCAATGATGTTTAGTCACAGATAGAAAGGGCCTTTTCAGATGGGGGACACTCCCGCTTACAAGCAGTACGTCACCGGCTTACTCGCTGGAGTTTCCACcgtcgccattggccatcccttTGACACCGTAAAGGTAATCTCTCATCTTATTCTTGTTGGATTGTGTGAAATTTTCATGGGTTTAGCTTCTAATTTAACATATTTTTGTTTGATTGCACTCTTAGTGAAATTGATACCCAGTTGCCCAATCGACTCAATCTCTTTTAACTGCCACTTGATCTTAATTTGGGGACCTATTTTTATATTGTCCAACAGGGGATAATATATTCGGATTTGATGCCACTGATGTTGCTAAGTCTCTAAATGCTGTGTTTGCCCCTGCAATAGCATCCAACATCCCATTCTCAAAGTGCCTCTTCAGTTGGTGTCGGTACACGTAACTTGGTGTGCTTGCTACACGGAACTTGGTGTCGTTTGTGGCACGGTGGTGTTGGTACTTGGACTGTTGTTGTGTGGATTATTGGGTTAGAAGCATTTGGAATACTGATTTGGTACATGTAACTGAGATAGCATTTCCATTTGGGTTGTTGCTGCTTGTTTTGATCAATCACTGCCACTAACATATAAAGCCAGAGTTTTTAAGATGATATATTCTGTCCATTGTAATAAGTCTTTGAATTCGAGCTTGTTTACCAGTTTAAGATCCTACAACGCTAGGTGGGTACCCTTTGGTATTGTTTTTTGATCCCACTTCTGATCAAGCGGCTTGACCATCTTTTTTAACTGAATTTGATTGTTCAATAGCCGAGTTGGTTAATGGTTCATAAAAACTTATACTCAATTGAACCATCAGTTGGACTCAAGATTCACATTGCTAGACATGaagtgcttttttttttcttgagaaTGATTTATGTTTGTTCATTTTCTTCTTTGCATAACCTTGTTCGTATACCGCTGTATCTTTTATGGGATAGGTCTATGGGCATGGAGTCCAAATCAGTTGTGGATTTAATAGAAGCTTCCTCAGGGGTTCATTTTTCTGGATTTCACATGAACGGTCTGCAGGAAAGGCATTCAAATGTGGACCAACCAACAACCTCTGCTACAGATAACATTCTTATGCAACCTTTTGTCATAGGTAAAGTTGGATTGGAAAACTACATTGTTACGacattcttctttttattttttattttaatatatatcacGAATATGCCTTTAAACTTGGATTGGAACACGTACAAGCAGCCAATACTTCACTTTTCTTTACTAAATAGATATCATCCTAAGTTGAGGGAAAAATTATGCTGTGGTCAGGGATGGACCTACATAGTGACCAGGATGGGAAATAGCCCCCCTACAAaagatttgtatatatatatatatttttaatatatcttCCCGAAAGTTCACCTTCTTATCTATGTGGTTCTTAAAATTTTTATTGTTTCCACCCTTAGCTTTtttaaaaattcattattttgtttctttGGTAGCCTCTTGTATTTCTATATGCTGGACTATGGTCTTGGCCATAAGGTTTTCGTTCTTTTAGGAAGAAGAATTGTTGGAAGAAGCTTGTTCTTTTGTAGTCTCTTCTAGATATCACATTATTCTTTGCATGGCAGGGGTTGCTGGTGGAGCAGCATCTGGTAAGACTACAGTTTGTGATATGATTATACAACAGCTTCATGACCAGCGTGTTGTTCTTGTTAACCAGGTAATCTCATCATGAAAATTTTCATGATTTGTATGATTCTAGGCTTCTGATTTTCTCAACTTGAATATAATTGATTTGAAACATACTTATTGATTTATTTGCTTGTaagaaatttaattatatttatgagGTGAACTTGGTAACACTCAGCTCAAGGGTTAAAATAGTTTTGTGTTGATTCTTAAGTTGATTTTTCTTTTGGCACATTTTTGGGTACTTGTGGATTTTCTGGTTTATGATGGTAAGTTTAACTAAATGGAAATCCATATTTCTGCTGTTTATTTGTTTCataaattttctaatatttatgtCATTTTATGCTTGAGGTAAAATCTAGAAagcttttatttataaaatatccgTGTATATGTGTTGCACATCATTCTTATAATACTTTTGTTTATGCTTTCTCAGGATTCTTTTTACCATAATTTGACACCAGAAGAACATGCAAGAGTACATGAATACAATTTTGATCATCCTGGTGAGGGAATTTTTGTTTTAGTCACATTATATTTTTTCTAGGATTATATAGTGTTTGACTGCATTTAAACCAAGCAATGAGGTTTCTTCTATTAAACTTTATATAATTTAGTGCCCATTTGTACAAAGTTTCTAATACCTGTATCTTgctaaaaattcacaaaaatatagTATATTTTTAGCCATTTAATGGGGCACATTAGAATTGGTTTGCTTTGTAGCCATAACTAGCCTAACTATGGTATGTATTTCTCCTATATGGTGGATGCTGTCTCTTTCATGTCTTTTGATGTAAAATTGCTTTTATTGTCAGATGCATTTGATAATGAGAAACTTTTAGCTTCTATGGATAAGTTGAGGAATGGGCAAGCAGTAGATATTCCAAACTATGACTTCAAGAGTTACAAAAACAATGTCTTCCCGCCTAGAAGGGTAACTTTCGTTTTCTTAACATGCTGGTCTAATGAATTGTCTCTTGTTTTCTTATACTTGTCTTACCAAAGAGAAGTTATAGGAGAATTAAAGTTATTCAGTACTTACAGTATGTGCATGCTTGCAATTATCAGTATGTTTCTTATCTCTATTAGAATTCTGAATTAGAGGACCCTTACTTCAACAATATGGCGGCATATGTTGTGCAGGTAAACCCTTCAGATGTGATAATTTTGGAAGGCATTCTCATTTTTCATGATCCCCGTGTTCGAGAGTTGATGAATATGAAGATATTTGTCGATACAggtcatttattttcttttttatcaTTTAGGCTACTTGATGTTCTTACTCTGTATTTCTGATGCTTTTCATTAGTTACTACTACAAATATGTGGTCTTGAGATGCTTAtctgactattttttttttctaatttattcAGTATTATACCATTACATTTGAGATTCAATTAATATAATGATTTCTTTTATAGTTTCTGCATTAACTATGGGAAGCTGTGATATGTCACTTTATAGTGTTACTAAGTTGAGGCACTTTACATTGAAATTTTTTCAGTGCAGATGCTGATGTTCGTTTAGCAAGGAGGATAAGGCGTGACATAGTAGAAAAAAACAGGGATATTGGTACAGTTCTTGATCAGGTTAGCAACTATTCATGTAATTTTTTAATCATTCTTATTGCCAAGAGATTATATCTTTGAATTTGTGGGCCTCAATTAAGTTTAAAGTATCAATGAATATACCTCAGGAGATTAAACTGCAACTCTGGTGGTGATTATGTTTTGTTACTTGTTAGTAGCTAGAAATGTCAAAGTTCTTTTTTTGAAAGTGATCTTTGTGACTGATGGTTTGCTCTTATTATTTGATTAACTCTTGTTGTTTAATCATTTATGTCATTCCCTTTCGCAAAATCTCCACTCGATAGGGTTGAGGGTTCACTATTAGTCTCCGGTACTTGATCATATGAAAATGAGAGAATAATCTGATGAAAGTAGGCTACATTtttcaccatttcattttcttaaAATGTTTTTGTTTTAATGCAGTACTCAAAGTTTGTGAAGCCTGCATTTGATGGCTTTATTCTTCCTACAAAAAAATATGCTGACATCATTACTCCTCGCGGAGGAGTTTTCACGTGGCTATTGATTTGATTGTACAACACATCCGTACAAAGCTTGGCCAGTATGACTTGTGTAAAATATATCCTAATTTGTACGTTATACATTCAACTTTTCAGGTATCTGGCAATCTTCATTCTCTGTTATTAATGTAATTTCAGCAACTTTCTATGGCACTAATTACCGGTTGACTCATGCAGATACGGGGCATGCATACCCTCATACGTGATTCACAAACAACGAAGCATGATTTTGTATTTTATGCTGATCGGTTGATTCGTTTGGTGAGTATTTGTTTCTTTGAATATAAAGTTTATTTATGGTTTTGCATTTTGAGAATGGGATTAGTCAATGAGTAATGATCTTGAAATTATTACCAGGTCGTTGAGCATGGTCTGGGACATCTGCCATTTACAGAAAAACAAGTGGTCACTCCAACTGGTAAGCTGACAGTCAAATGGAATTTTTTAGTTCTTTGTCCCTTTTAGTTTTCTGTTTTCATTTTTAATGGGTTCCTTCAGCTTATATGTGAAAAATTACTTATCATATtgtaacttttattttttttctttttttaaatagGAAAATTTCTAGCATATGAGTAACATTAGCTTCTTGTCTGAATGTGAGGGCATTAACTGTTTAGCCTCAACAATTAAGTGCCACTACTCATATTACAAAAGCAAAGCATTATGTTGTCAGTACTGCAAATCTCTAAAAAggaaaatataatattaactgTCCTAATATGACAGTTTAGGACCCATGCTTCATATGCATGTTTGCTGTTCAAAGACTAAAGTTAGTTTATGCTGTATAGATGATACCttcattattttgttttctttttctaattTTGATTTCGCTAAGAGAGTCCAATTTCTTGAAACTTTAATTGCTCATAGCTAATTTACATCTCCTGTCTTTCGCAGAGTCCGTGTATAGTGGTGTAGATTTCTGTAAGAGATTATGTGGTGTGTCTATAATCAGGAGGTAATTTCGCAAAGCAATTGTGGCATGTGTTTTTTTGTCagtttttcatataaattttatattTGGAAGCAAACTCTAGAGGATTTCTATTCTTGGGccaaaaaataagattcaaagcTGTAATTTTTCACAATGTACTAATTCGATATATTCTCATTGCACACTTATTCTTGTCATTACAGTGGTGAGAGTATGGAGAATGCTCTAAGAGCATGTTGTAAGGGAATCAAGATTGGGAAAATTCTAATCCACAGAGAAGGAGACAATGGCCAGCAGGTTTCGATTCCCTCTATGATTGTCTTTCATTTTTAAATCAACATATTTCTATGATTCCATTTTTTAATCAACCTTTATGATAAACTATTGGTGTTCCAGATGCTGTTCAAAGAGGTGTACAACCAGATCAGATTATTTTCACAGATGTTTCCATGGAGGGTGAACATATCAAGCGCAGTGCTTTAGCAGATTTATTCTTGGACACGTAAGCATGCTTAAtacttttttttctattttttattattcaagtgTATTTATCTTAGTACAATACAGTATGTAACTTTATTTTGACATTTGATGTTGCTATTGCTGATTGATTTTGCTATTGttgtttcatttttttattttttttggtggTGTGTGCTCTGTAGCATTGCATTTAGTTAGATTAATATTTAGCTCATATTTTCTTGAGTCGTTGCACCAGAATTCCCTTAATCAAGAGCCATATTCTGTCAGAAGTGAATCATGTCTTGTCAACAGAATGATTTTTCAACTGGTTACAGGTCTTTCCCAGAGCTTGGACCGCAATTTTAATTTCTCTAGACAATAGTGGCATGTGGAACCTTCGAATAGACAATCTAAACTCGTGGTATCTAGGCCAGGAAATGTACATTAGTGTTGTAAACTCTGAGTTTGTGAGAAGAATTGGAGAAGCAGCAGAAAGTATTCAATTCAATTTCATTTTCTAGTTTTAGATATGCAACacgcattttattgatttttcctcttttttatttctatttaatgtGATAAACATTTCCAATTAATTTTAGTCAcataaaaatgatgatttttttggacatttgagttggaatatgtttctttatgttaagtttgaaccattaatgaatatagttttATTTTGTCTCTCCATCTTTTTACTGTCAATTCTAAGTGCATTTTGTTTACTGTCATTGTAGTGGAATTGTTACTCTTTGATACATTCACTCTCTATATTTATAGCATATGTACTTTACTGGTTAGTGGTTACAAATCGTTTTGGagataaaataattaactttTGTCTACCCTTGAAGCCCAATACCTTGATCAATTGTGTATTTGTCCATTACTGTACAATTCTGTCTACAAAGACAGCAGTTATTCTTTGGGAAAAGCTATCCTGGCTACTAAAACAGACATGCTGCAGAATAgctttttgtttggttgtttattcTAGGTGTCAATATCTCTATTTGTGTTTGGGTTTGGATTGTGTTAAAGGGATTGACAATATCTCTCTTGATGTTGCAAAATAGTATTTGATTCATAACTAGAAGGGATCCTTCTCTGACAATGATTTTGGTCCAGAATTGTTGGTTAATAAAACTTCCAAGTTTAGTCTATTGtgttttctctctgttttttttttttggcaatggCTTCGATCATAAAGCACACTCTGCTGCTGATTTTTTTAGCTTAGTTTATTGTGGTGTTCTATTTGTGTTTCTCTTTTATGAGTTTCTTATGGCTTGTTGGACTTAGTCTAAATACATGGTCATGCTCTTTATTTAATCTCTCAAACTATTTCGGACTAATGAATTGGCACAACCGTTTATGCTCTTTATTGCTTCTTTTTTAGTAAGCCTAATCACATGTTTGCCTTGCACACATCTAATATGAGTGTCATCTAGATTCTAGGCCATTGGATCTTATATATATCTTACATCATGCAGTTATGTTTATATGCACACAAGCATATATAGTGCTCTTTATTACTGTTATGGTTGGAATAGTATGGTACATAcataaattttgtttaacttctctatcgtttccttcctctctttctctttcacaCATGTACATGAACACATCGTGGGGCTGTATCATTGGGACACCCATTAGGATGCAGTGGAGCTCATATCTTGGTTACATTGTTAGGGGTAATCTATAAGCTTCCCTTCTCTTGCAATGCATTCCTAGTTTGACATTCtaatatcatttatatagttctcTGGTTTTGTTTACATGTTTTCTTAATGATCTAAAGTCATAGTTCGTGGTCATATCTAAGCTTATGCTTTCTACATATACTCATGTGAAGTGATCTCGTGTTtgtcatttattcttttaaatttctgTTGAGAGTTTAGTTGTGGAATAAAAGAGACATTGGTAACTATGCTCTCTCTGATATATTTTACTTGGAATTTCTTAAATAAGAATAATGTTGTTGTACGTATTGAGACAAAAAGGGAAAGTACGGGGTTGGTGTCATATGCAACGGTGGCGGGGGAGCTTCTTCACTTGTTCTTGAGCTCATGTAAGACATGTAATTATTTTTGAGCTTATCTTGATTGAATTCTCCTGATCGGCTAGCCAGCTTATAAATAAAGCTAATTGGCTAACCCAATTGTACTCATCACTTGGTTCATTTTCAATAATAAGAATCAATTTCTCATCATGATTCATATCAATAGAATAGCAAAACTTGTTGCTTATTCTTGCATTGTTGAGAGGAAATGATATTATATTATCATGGGTTTAGCTTAGACTACATATATTCAATAGGACTCAACTTTACCAAACTAGCAAATGCTAATCTATTTTGTGCGACTTTAGTTAATTGTTTCTTTTGCTCACCTGTCATAACCTGATGAAACCAAAAAAGGAAAAACTACTAGTATTTCTTTTATATCTTATGTGGAGACTTGGAAATTATGGTTTTTGACACTCTTAAGTAAAAGGCTCATTTCCGAGTAGTTTCGAAGTAGAATGgtttttgtttgctttggtgtagttgtgaatccattattttgtatgtggtgtcatttctttgatataatttccatagcatttttcttgaagtaatttgtgatgctagataataacaataaaatatttctttgtttattttgcagatgtgacaagcgaagtataaaaggatacttaagactccttgaaagtagtaactttgtttatttatttgtgttgaaagtagtaacttttagactccatgaatacttaaagaatattttgttgttgatgacagtgttgaatgttttaaactaaattgtggaATGTTAATTCAATGTtaaatgttcttactttttgttatttgaaaatcaagttcatttgatgatgctagtatatattagaaagctgattttaattatataaaaaaaattaaaatataatagaataaattagtgttatataaataaaatatataatgagaatttaaacatatctaaatataacaataatatgaaaATTGAGTTATactatctattacaataacactttttatgcaaagaattatgttatgcaaacttcattatataacacaaaaaatgtgttctactaaagtatagtataacacaaaaaaagtgttatactaaagtgtagtataacacaaaaaaagtgttatataatcgactataaataacataattaaacacttatctatatattaaaataacacagaaattgtgttatcgttgacagtacaataacacatctgtataacactaaTAAAgtattatgtaaagtaccctgacctacgataacatagtcggtcttaacacatcagaaagtgttatcgtatgttttgataacatatTTTTgatgttattaaaagcattttttcttataGTGTGAGAACCGACTTTGAGAGAGAGTCTGAGAGTTAATGTTATCTCCCCTTCTATTTTTCTTCTAACATCTCAGCAGCTCATGAGCTTAAGCTTATACCCTAGGAAAAAGTCCAAATTACCCTTAAGTCCATCTTAATCTTCATGGGCtaccaagggcaatttcgtcaattgcaaaatcccgctaattcctcaagtgatcCCCTAAATCCcagtttaatcccaacatgtccaaattaTTTCTAcactactacccgttactcgataaatcccgatCACATaatatgttcccaaaatacccctaggctcctcccgacccaggtattcgaccccgttgtgactttctagcgacactgctccctaggaccgtctcgaattgtgcatcaaaaatatatcaccactcactcgtggtatcactCACAATATACAGAAATATTTCATTTAGGCCCTTAATGGACTAactttacaaatatgcccctaataaccaaatggggcccacatgcatatttaattcacctaaacatgcatttctaatcacatgatcatcaaattcacatattaatgtaattaaatcaattattgccctcctgacactctaatcaaggccctaagccttattagcaaattttggatgCTACAGCGGCCATCCTGTAAACTAGAATCCCTCCTGTCAGGATCAGGAGTAGCAGAACTATCAAGGGTCTTTCTTTTCTATTCACTGGGCATCTGCCCCTCCATCTGATCCCATAAATGGGGATACCGTTGACTGAACTTCCTGCCCTATGACACTCTTAAATGATATCTCATCTTTTGTGTCTTCTATAATAGGGCCCTACCTACTGCCCGAGCATAGATAGAAGTCTCATGCACTGGAGCGAACCTAATACTCTGAGCCATCCTAGAGTTCACTCCTCAAATGAATCGTTCCTTCTGGGCCACAACCgctggtaccaaatcaaaagtggatttggccaacccatcataTTCATTGACATACCATGTCATTGTCTTACCATCCTGAACCAAGTCCGTAAACTCATTGGTTCTTGCAGTTCAAACTGTGTCACAGTAGTCTTGTTCGTTGAACTactgtctgaattcctcccaacctaTCATAACAACATACCGGGTCTGTGGTACCACTTCCCATCACGACTGGGCATCCTCCTGCCGCATACGCGTGGTGCAACCACTCAATTATGGCCTACCACTCTCATATAATCGAGGACGGAGATAATCACGCCCATGCACTGATCATTTTTTAACAGTCCCAAACCTTCCTCGAAAACCAGAGGATAGTACTTCAAGAGTCTTTCATATGATAATTTCTTAtctgtttccaccctcaggttgaacCAACACTAGTGCCATTACTATCAGCATATATGAAGCAGCATTTCCCCAATGAAACCCAATGTCTGAACCATCTAATCTTTTCACTTTGATCTGGCAGTCTTGCTTGCATACCAGCGAACATCCGCTGCGAATTCCAGGGGCAGGTGCAGGGTTCTgaccctaactatcatctgcaacccctaTAGCAATGATACCAGGTCCAGTTGACTATCTTGAATACATAATTTATGAATTAGGCCGCAGTCAAtgactaaacccctcagccctgataTTCATATCGAGAATTATCTCATTAGCTGGTCCAAAAAATCACAATAACCACACACACAATTTACATATCAAAACCCAAATCTACATTgctcatgcatcaattatcaaatCCAATTTCCACCAAATACATCATTTACACTATGTTTAAAATACTGCTTAACTCACTAAGAAAGTAATtggaacttaaatgtgtaattaaagactaagtcaaggtcgaGTATTAAATGATTTGGTCAACAGAacggttatttttcattaaaatattaagtttacacacgggatcccaaaatcagtttagagacttgtaaaagacaaatagattacaACTTAACCGTCCTAAGTGGCAAAACtgagtttaaccctagttccttccaAGCTATCCCGATCGTGGCGAttgagtaggctgcatatgtacaaaTGGCCCttgaagctttccaactcatggttggtcccaCTATCCCTTTCCTTACCTGAACCAGATAGAACCCTttagccaaggctcaacaagaaaacttaaaccaccatgcacaactaggcaacaatataaaaGTATTAAACATAAATCATCAAATTCAATTAACAATAGAATATAAGTAACCAACAAACAGTAATATTCAACTCAGTCAAATATGCAAACCAAACTTATCAATCAATAGAAATGATTAAGTGGgaaccacacttctgtttatggtataatacccaggcccggcacccttaggctgagtCCCCTGATCTTTTAGCCGACCTTCGCACCCTTAGGCCGGACTGCGTTCTGCACACTTACTATCGGCccccaacacccttaggccggcctgcaaacaaatataatcacaaatgcaCAATGCACATCAAGTAATCAATGAtggcatatacaagcatgcccatcaAGTTATTCTCAGCTACAGATATGTTCATAtccataatatattcatataaggggtttaagccccaataACAactcgagtgcagttttcttacctcaacaGCAGCTAGCGTATGACagcctcgagcacgatccttaatcaTGCGCCCTTGCGATATAACCTTGTCATAAttcgataatggataaccattaaaatgcAAAACCAGttaaaagctttggaataatATACGAGCCTCCAGGACCTCTATTAGAATAATTAGCTGTAAATTAGCTAGAAGATAGGGTCAATTGTAATTATTTCGTTTCCTATTTTCTCTCATACTTTCCTATTTTAGTTTCTCCTAGGTTGTATAAATATATGACATTCACATGAATAAAACACACAATTCTATTCACCATTctctacatggtatcagagcaatacTTAGAATTGTGATTCGAAATTCGAAATTAgggttcataaaaaaaaaagattagggTTTGAGTTTAGGGTTCCTTTTTCAGAAACCCTAGTTGGAGTGCGAGTTTATTCTCACCGCCCACATAGACGGATTGCCCAGCCGCCGATTTGCAAAACCCTGAACTCTGGCAGCCAGATTCACCGCGCGTGGGCCCCCCGTGCCGCCAATTTCCGTCGCCCCGACTCCCACGTGCTGGTGCTTGAGGGAGCGTCCGGCCTTTTTTCCAGTGACGGTCAACATCCGTCACGCTCCCGGCCCTTCCCCGTCCTCCTTGCATCGGTCTCCGGCGGTTCTTCTCATTTTGTGGTTTGATACTTTTGCCTTCTTCGTGTTTGGGTGTTCATTCTTTGGTGTTCgctttcttccttttctctttcaatTGTTTTTTCTTTCGAGATTATGGCAGAGATAAAATCAGATTCAAAATCAGCGGTTGTTTCTGATGTGGTTCCCGTGATGTCTAAAATCGCGGACCATAAATTGATTGGTTCGAATTATTTGGAAATGGAGTAAGATGATTCGACTGTATCTAAGGAGTATTGACAAAGATGATCACTTGACTGATGATCCTCCCAAAGAAAAAGACGATTCAAGAAAAATATGGCTCAGTGAGGATGCTCGCTTGTTCCTTCAAATTCGAAATTCTATCGATAATGAGGTAATTAGTTTGATTAATCATTGTGAATTGGTTAAAGAACTAATGGATTACTTGGAGTTTTTGTATTCTGGCAAAGACAACATATCTCGCATATATGATGTTTGCAAAGCCTTTTATCATGCGGAGA from the Humulus lupulus chromosome X, drHumLupu1.1, whole genome shotgun sequence genome contains:
- the LOC133806427 gene encoding uridine kinase-like protein 3 codes for the protein MGMESKSVVDLIEASSGVHFSGFHMNGLQERHSNVDQPTTSATDNILMQPFVIGVAGGAASGKTTVCDMIIQQLHDQRVVLVNQDSFYHNLTPEEHARVHEYNFDHPDAFDNEKLLASMDKLRNGQAVDIPNYDFKSYKNNVFPPRRVNPSDVIILEGILIFHDPRVRELMNMKIFVDTDADVRLARRIRRDIVEKNRDIGTVLDQYSKFVKPAFDGFILPTKKYADIITPRGGVFTWLLI